A window of Cytobacillus sp. FSL H8-0458 genomic DNA:
AGCACATATAAGAAAAGAGGCCAAAAAGGCCCCTTATGTATGTGGTGGATTATTGAATCAAATCGAAAATTTCGATTGTGATCATATCAATGTTGTCGAATTGATATCTTTTTGGCTTTTCTTTATCGTTATATACTTCCAGCTCAAATGTTTCATTTTTCGGATGAAAAGTTACCTGGCATTTTCTTTCACCATTCACCTCAAAAAATCTTTGCATCGGCTCTCCGCCTGTCGCTTGTTCCTGTAAGCTCTTTAATCGTGTTAATATACCTTGAAGCTGTGACATGCTCTCTCTCCTTTCCAAAACAAAACCCATAATTCACATTTAGGTTTCTCTTTTGGCATGTTTCTATCCTTAAGAAATAAATTCAGAATATTCAAGCTCAGCGCTTTACATACCAATATTAACAGAATAAAATATTGACAGGTGTTTGTACAAGCAAAAGCTTTATAAAGGACGTGATTTTTTTTGGCAAAACCTGAAAAATTGGCGGAAAACCTCTATTTAATTGATGATTTTGACCTTTCAATGGAAAAACGTACCGGTACATATGTCTTAACAGAACAGAAGCTGACTTTGATTGAAACCTCGGCCAGCCCCTCGATACCCTACATTTTGGGAGGTCTAAGCGAGCTTCACTTTACACCAGAGGAAGTTGATTATATCATCGTGACACATATTCATCTTGATCATGCCGGCGGCACAGGCTTATTATTAACCCACTGTCCAAACGCAAAGGTAATTGTCCACCCGAAAGGTGCCAGGCACTTAGCAGACCCTTCACGCTTAATCTCCGGTGCAAAAGCCGTTTATGGTGATCAATTCGATGGACTGTTTAATCCAATATTACCTGTTCCGGAGGATAGGATTATCACAAAAGAGCATGGAGAAGAGCTTGAAATAGGCCCAAATTGCACACTGAAATTTTATCATTCGCCCGGACATGCCAATCACCACTTCAGTATCTTTCACCCTGCATTAAATGGAATGTTTTCAGGAGATACAGCTGGTGTATTTTATCCGCAGTTAAAAGAGCTTGGGATTGAAATGTATCTGCCCTCAACTTCACCAAATCAATTCAATCCAGGGAAAATGCTCGAATCCATTGACATGTACGAAAAAATGGACCTTGAATTTATTCTCTTTGGCCATTACGGCATGAGTTCAAACCCAAAAGAAGTCTACAGGCAAATAAAAGATTGGCTTAAGATATTCATGAATGCCGGTGAAGCTGCGGTATCAGGAGGCGGGTCTATAAATCAGCAGACACAGGCAGCTCAAGCCATCCTCAAAGAAAAA
This region includes:
- a CDS encoding YkuJ family protein; amino-acid sequence: MSQLQGILTRLKSLQEQATGGEPMQRFFEVNGERKCQVTFHPKNETFELEVYNDKEKPKRYQFDNIDMITIEIFDLIQ
- a CDS encoding MBL fold metallo-hydrolase, giving the protein MAKPEKLAENLYLIDDFDLSMEKRTGTYVLTEQKLTLIETSASPSIPYILGGLSELHFTPEEVDYIIVTHIHLDHAGGTGLLLTHCPNAKVIVHPKGARHLADPSRLISGAKAVYGDQFDGLFNPILPVPEDRIITKEHGEELEIGPNCTLKFYHSPGHANHHFSIFHPALNGMFSGDTAGVFYPQLKELGIEMYLPSTSPNQFNPGKMLESIDMYEKMDLEFILFGHYGMSSNPKEVYRQIKDWLKIFMNAGEAAVSGGGSINQQTQAAQAILKEKVKTYLNGKGVPSDHPVYEILSVDIAVCSMGLIDYLHKAN